The Brassica oleracea var. oleracea cultivar TO1000 chromosome C6, BOL, whole genome shotgun sequence genomic interval GAGGGCGTATGATGAGAGAAGCTGAAAAAGTGTTGAAAGCTAATATGGAGAAGCTAATGGAGAGGGGCTTTAGCGACTCCAAGAGACTTAGTCCTGGAGGTCCTGATCCTCGTCATCACTAAGTACTACGTACTCTCGTATATTTAAATTTGCAGGGATGTGTTTTCTTTTCTTGATCGAGAACCGGTTTAGAAGAAAACATATTGATCCGCTTGGTACGCAGCCTTGTTTGTTCGTTCGGTGTAACCAAAATAAATTGTGATGTTCGTTACAGGTTTTATGAATTGTGCATGCTTTACGTACTCTATACATTCTACAATATACAATAGACTACTAGGACCGGATTATATCTGTATATAAAGTATATAACAAGAAAGTACAAATAAATAG includes:
- the LOC106299937 gene encoding CLAVATA3/ESR (CLE)-related protein 1-like, translating into MANLKFLLCLLLICISLSLSSASRPMQQRFANAAGKKGGRMMREAEKVLKANMEKLMERGFSDSKRLSPGGPDPRHH